A genome region from Sphingobacteriaceae bacterium GW460-11-11-14-LB5 includes the following:
- a CDS encoding glycerophosphodiester phosphodiesterase produces the protein MHKKVLLLSALALLVFNVSAQKKKFDVQGKAGARGIMPENTIEGMLKAIDLGVTTLEMDAVISKDKQVVLSQEPYFNNEISLQPNGKPITLKDQKNYNIYKMDYEEIKKFDVGSKVHSRFPGQMKFKAYKPLLSETIDSVEAYVKEHKLAKPVYSIETKTIKKGDNEFHPEPAEFVELIMDVINSKKLAKRVIIESFDMRTLQYLHEKYPKIQTSLLIDEKEPFEDYIEKLGFKPTIYSPYSVLVGKGLVDRCHEMGIKIIPWTVNTVKEVNYFMSLGVDGIITDFPNIMGQLK, from the coding sequence ATGCATAAAAAAGTACTTCTATTATCTGCTCTCGCTTTACTGGTCTTTAACGTTTCGGCTCAAAAGAAAAAATTCGATGTACAGGGTAAAGCTGGTGCACGCGGTATTATGCCCGAAAATACCATCGAGGGTATGTTAAAAGCGATCGATTTAGGCGTAACCACTTTAGAAATGGATGCTGTGATTTCGAAAGATAAACAAGTGGTGCTTTCGCAGGAGCCCTACTTCAATAACGAGATTTCTTTACAACCCAACGGGAAGCCGATTACACTCAAAGATCAGAAGAATTATAACATCTACAAGATGGATTATGAGGAGATTAAAAAGTTTGATGTAGGCAGCAAAGTTCACAGCCGCTTTCCCGGACAGATGAAGTTTAAAGCTTACAAACCGCTGCTTTCTGAGACAATAGATTCGGTAGAGGCTTATGTTAAAGAACACAAACTCGCTAAACCTGTATATAGTATCGAAACAAAAACAATTAAAAAGGGCGACAATGAATTTCATCCGGAGCCTGCAGAATTTGTAGAGTTGATTATGGATGTTATTAATTCGAAAAAACTTGCCAAAAGAGTGATTATCGAATCGTTTGATATGCGTACGCTGCAATACCTGCACGAGAAATACCCAAAAATACAAACCTCATTATTGATTGATGAAAAAGAGCCTTTTGAGGATTATATTGAGAAATTAGGATTTAAACCAACCATTTATAGTCCTTACTCGGTTCTGGTAGGTAAAGGTTTGGTAGATCGCTGCCACGAAATGGGCATCAAAATTATCCCCTGGACGGTTAATACGGTAAAGGAGGTGAATTATTTTATGAGTCTGGGTGTAGATGGCATCATTACGGATTTTCCCAACATTATGGGCCAGCTTAAATAA
- a CDS encoding methyltransferase type 11, protein MSAQTNFYNRFSFLYPLVDIFLKPQKKKFFDEINQLPYGNLLEIGVGNGSHFPLYKNHKITGIEISTSMLNAAKKNSSGEIELFQMNGEQLEFAADSFDYVVLSHIIAVADQPENLLMQCHHVLKPGGKLLILNHFTPNNWLKHVDRIFNLGSGLFHLKSLFYIENIKAINRFKLEKEIALKPLSYFKILIFTKS, encoded by the coding sequence TTGAGCGCTCAAACCAATTTCTATAACCGGTTTTCTTTTTTATATCCACTGGTCGATATTTTTCTTAAACCGCAAAAGAAAAAATTTTTCGATGAGATTAATCAACTGCCCTATGGGAATCTGCTCGAAATCGGTGTGGGAAACGGCTCGCATTTCCCGCTCTATAAAAATCACAAAATTACCGGCATAGAAATTTCTACATCGATGCTCAACGCCGCTAAAAAAAATTCAAGTGGCGAAATTGAATTATTTCAGATGAATGGAGAACAACTCGAATTTGCGGCGGATAGCTTCGATTATGTGGTGTTATCGCATATTATTGCTGTTGCAGATCAGCCAGAAAACTTACTCATGCAATGCCACCATGTTTTAAAACCAGGCGGAAAACTCTTAATATTAAATCACTTCACCCCAAACAATTGGTTAAAACATGTAGATCGTATATTCAATTTAGGTTCTGGCTTATTTCATTTAAAATCATTATTTTACATAGAGAATATTAAGGCGATAAATCGGTTTAAACTTGAAAAAGAAATCGCTTTAAAACCACTCTCCTATTTTAAAATTCTAATTTTCACCAAATCTTGA
- a CDS encoding AAA family ATPase → MQYKNEVEAVDALHQSFNNIKAEISKVVVGQDDIIKSVLIAIFSNGHCLLVGVPGLAKTLLVQTVASVLDLDFNRIQFTPDLMPSDIIGAEILGEDRHFKFIKGPVFSNIILADEINRTPPKTQAALLEAMQEKSVTAAGQTHILPKPFFVLATQNPIEQEGTYPLPEAQLDRFMFNIQLNYPAFADELNIVKNTTSNKTVQLQKIIHADDIQYFQKLIRDIPITDNVLEYAVKLAAKTRPNSEFATDAINKYISWGAGPRASQFLVLGAKCHAAVSGKYSPDIEDVKAVAEPILRHRIVRNYRAEAEGLSIEKIIKDLL, encoded by the coding sequence ATGCAGTATAAGAACGAAGTAGAAGCTGTTGATGCACTTCATCAATCTTTCAACAACATTAAAGCCGAAATAAGCAAAGTAGTAGTTGGACAAGATGACATCATAAAATCTGTTTTAATCGCCATTTTTAGTAACGGACACTGTCTGTTGGTTGGCGTACCAGGATTAGCCAAAACTTTACTTGTACAAACAGTAGCTTCAGTTTTAGACCTCGATTTTAACCGGATCCAGTTTACACCAGATTTAATGCCAAGCGACATTATTGGCGCAGAGATTTTAGGAGAAGACAGGCACTTTAAATTTATAAAAGGGCCTGTTTTTTCTAATATTATCCTGGCTGATGAGATTAACCGTACCCCACCAAAAACCCAGGCTGCTTTGTTAGAAGCTATGCAGGAGAAATCGGTTACCGCAGCTGGACAGACCCATATTTTACCAAAACCCTTTTTCGTTTTGGCTACCCAAAATCCTATTGAGCAGGAAGGAACATACCCCCTACCCGAAGCTCAGTTAGATCGTTTCATGTTCAACATTCAATTAAACTATCCTGCCTTTGCAGATGAATTGAACATCGTTAAAAACACCACCAGCAATAAAACCGTTCAACTGCAGAAAATTATCCATGCAGATGATATCCAATATTTCCAGAAACTAATCCGCGATATTCCGATCACCGATAACGTTTTAGAATATGCCGTAAAATTAGCAGCTAAAACCCGTCCAAACAGTGAATTTGCAACTGATGCCATTAACAAATACATCAGCTGGGGTGCCGGGCCACGTGCCTCTCAGTTTTTAGTGCTGGGTGCAAAATGCCATGCCGCAGTAAGTGGAAAATACTCGCCGGATATCGAAGATGTTAAAGCCGTTGCTGAGCCTATTTTACGCCACCGTATTGTGCGTAACTATCGCGCCGAAGCTGAAGGTTTATCGATCGAGAAAATTATTAAAGATTTATTGTAA
- a CDS encoding peptidylprolyl isomerase codes for MKKVFLVATALICLFLNSFAQKHTVDKVAAVVGNNIILLSDLNQQYTQYLYQGNQPNNDIKCKILQQTLTQKLLKQQAEIDSVMVEDGAVDDEVNKRMRYSMQRAGGQERLEQFLNKSVLQYKDEIRPSVKDELIAQKMQQKITENINVTPMEVEKYFKSLGDSIPEFNTEVEVGEVILNPQLTRAEKQKFRDKIEALRLRVKSGEDMGVLAKTYSEDPGSAADGGDYGFIDRNTMVKEFTAWAFKLKAGEISPVFETDYGFHFLQVLERRGEQVHVRHILIMPKTTPESLTRLKLHADSIYNNIIGKKLSFAAAANLYSDNKESKYNGGMMLNAENVQARSTFIPVDKLDPSVFLVIDSMKIGGISKPDLFTAADGKQGYRILYLKSKIPPHKANLAQDFPKIRDAAQSDKINRTLSEWFEKRRESTYIKIDDEFNTCDELKIWTKTTAAK; via the coding sequence ATGAAGAAAGTTTTTTTAGTAGCAACCGCTTTAATTTGCCTGTTTCTAAACAGTTTCGCACAAAAGCACACTGTAGATAAAGTTGCTGCTGTTGTAGGAAATAATATTATCCTGCTATCAGATTTAAACCAACAATACACGCAATATCTTTATCAGGGAAACCAGCCCAATAATGATATTAAGTGCAAAATATTACAACAAACCTTAACCCAGAAACTGCTTAAACAACAAGCCGAAATCGATTCGGTAATGGTAGAAGATGGTGCTGTTGATGATGAGGTAAACAAGCGTATGCGTTACAGTATGCAACGTGCCGGTGGACAAGAGCGTTTAGAGCAATTCTTAAACAAATCGGTTCTGCAATACAAAGATGAAATCAGGCCATCAGTAAAAGATGAGTTGATTGCACAGAAAATGCAGCAAAAAATCACCGAAAACATCAATGTTACGCCAATGGAGGTTGAAAAATATTTCAAATCTTTAGGTGATAGCATCCCTGAATTTAATACTGAGGTTGAAGTTGGTGAGGTGATTTTAAACCCACAGTTAACCAGAGCAGAAAAACAGAAATTCCGCGATAAAATTGAAGCCCTTCGTTTAAGGGTTAAAAGTGGTGAGGATATGGGTGTTTTAGCAAAAACTTATTCTGAAGATCCGGGTTCTGCTGCCGATGGTGGTGATTATGGTTTTATCGACAGAAACACCATGGTTAAAGAATTTACGGCCTGGGCATTTAAGTTAAAAGCAGGAGAAATTTCGCCTGTGTTCGAAACAGATTATGGTTTCCACTTTTTACAGGTTTTAGAGCGTAGAGGTGAGCAGGTACACGTTAGACATATTTTAATTATGCCTAAAACTACACCTGAAAGTTTAACCCGTTTAAAATTGCATGCAGATAGTATTTACAACAACATTATTGGTAAAAAATTAAGTTTCGCTGCTGCTGCAAATCTTTATTCTGATAATAAAGAGAGTAAATACAATGGTGGTATGATGCTTAATGCCGAAAACGTTCAGGCAAGAAGTACCTTTATTCCGGTTGATAAATTAGATCCTTCAGTATTTTTGGTAATCGACAGCATGAAAATTGGCGGTATTTCTAAACCAGATTTATTTACTGCAGCTGATGGAAAACAAGGTTACCGCATTTTATATTTAAAATCTAAAATACCTCCGCATAAAGCAAACTTAGCGCAAGATTTCCCAAAAATCAGAGATGCCGCACAAAGTGATAAAATTAATCGTACTTTAAGCGAATGGTTTGAAAAACGTCGCGAAAGCACTTACATTAAAATCGACGACGAATTTAACACCTGTGATGAATTAAAAATCTGGACTAAAACCACAGCCGCAAAATAA
- a CDS encoding non-canonical purine NTP pyrophosphatase: MKKLVFATNNQHKTEEIRSALEGKYEVLNLEDIGCLVDIPETADTFKGNATLKSSYVVEHFGLDCFADDSGLEVDALNNEPGVYSARYSGSRDSLENIQLVLAKLEGNSNRKARFKTVISLMQDGKNHIFEGLIEGTIRTALSGSKGFGYDPIFQPDGYDITFAEMDMAEKNKISHRAIALKKMMNFLKEEL, encoded by the coding sequence ATGAAAAAACTTGTATTTGCCACTAATAATCAACATAAAACCGAAGAAATACGCTCAGCGCTTGAAGGTAAATATGAAGTGTTAAATCTGGAAGATATTGGTTGTTTGGTTGATATCCCCGAGACGGCTGATACCTTTAAAGGAAATGCAACCTTAAAGAGCAGTTATGTGGTTGAACATTTTGGTTTAGATTGCTTTGCCGACGACAGTGGTTTAGAGGTTGATGCCTTGAATAACGAACCCGGCGTTTATTCTGCCCGATATTCGGGAAGCCGCGATAGTTTAGAAAATATTCAATTGGTTTTGGCTAAGCTTGAGGGAAACTCCAACAGAAAAGCGAGGTTTAAAACGGTAATCTCTTTAATGCAGGATGGTAAAAACCATATTTTTGAAGGTTTAATTGAGGGGACCATCAGAACAGCATTATCCGGTTCAAAAGGTTTTGGTTATGATCCTATTTTTCAGCCGGATGGTTATGATATTACCTTTGCTGAAATGGACATGGCCGAGAAGAATAAAATCAGCCACCGTGCCATTGCACTTAAAAAGATGATGAATTTTTTGAAGGAAGAGTTATAG
- a CDS encoding tRNA lysidine(34) synthetase TilS encodes MLPVKQFQDFIEQQQLFVRANRILLAVSGGKDSVLMLHLFKAIGIDIGVAHCNFNLRADEAQRDESFVALLAKNLGLPFYVTHFDTKKYAAENKISTQMAARDLRYHWFEEIRRKEGYDYIALAQHQNDAVETVLINLTRGTGISGLHGILPKRDLLIRPLLFLNRQQIDEMVRANHLDFVEDSSNASTNYTRNKIRLQVVPHLQEINPNLEKTFAENIARFAEIETFLNIQVQKLESKILNKRTDGIYIPLEEVSKLNPQKLLLYELLKPFNFGENVVQEILDSLKALSGTHFFSSTHQAIINRSDLVIVEKNTSVTANQFIHPTTENIAFANDEISLKFTEELKFETNLNKAFVNADKLIFPLVLRNWQNGDKFIPLGMRNPKKVSDYFIDEKVPLHLKSVTPILVNGNGEIVWIAGMRQDNRYKLTTATKKVAIFELKIK; translated from the coding sequence ATGTTACCCGTAAAACAATTTCAGGATTTTATTGAACAGCAACAGCTGTTTGTTCGGGCTAACAGGATTCTTTTGGCCGTAAGCGGAGGAAAAGATTCGGTATTAATGTTGCATTTGTTTAAAGCAATAGGCATTGATATTGGTGTGGCACATTGTAATTTTAATTTAAGGGCTGATGAAGCACAACGTGATGAAAGTTTTGTTGCGCTGTTAGCCAAAAATTTGGGATTACCTTTCTATGTAACGCATTTTGACACCAAAAAATATGCGGCCGAAAATAAAATTTCTACCCAGATGGCAGCACGCGATTTGCGTTATCACTGGTTTGAGGAAATCAGGCGTAAAGAGGGCTACGATTATATTGCGCTGGCCCAACACCAGAACGATGCGGTTGAAACCGTACTGATTAACCTTACGCGTGGTACCGGGATAAGTGGATTGCATGGCATTTTGCCAAAACGTGATTTATTGATCAGGCCTTTATTGTTTTTAAACCGACAACAAATTGATGAAATGGTACGGGCAAATCACCTCGATTTTGTAGAAGACAGTTCGAACGCCAGTACAAATTATACACGGAATAAAATCAGATTACAGGTTGTACCGCACTTGCAGGAAATTAACCCAAATCTCGAAAAAACATTTGCAGAGAACATTGCTCGTTTTGCAGAAATTGAGACTTTTTTAAATATACAGGTTCAAAAGCTTGAAAGTAAAATTTTAAATAAACGGACTGATGGAATTTATATTCCTCTAGAAGAGGTTTCGAAATTGAACCCACAAAAACTGTTGCTTTACGAGCTACTTAAGCCTTTTAATTTTGGTGAAAATGTGGTGCAGGAAATTTTAGACAGTTTAAAGGCTTTAAGTGGCACCCATTTTTTTAGCAGCACACATCAAGCCATCATCAACAGGAGTGATCTGGTTATTGTTGAAAAAAATACATCGGTTACGGCGAATCAGTTTATCCATCCAACAACAGAAAACATTGCTTTTGCCAATGATGAAATTTCATTGAAGTTTACAGAAGAATTGAAATTCGAAACGAATTTGAACAAAGCTTTTGTTAATGCCGATAAATTAATTTTTCCATTGGTGCTGAGGAATTGGCAAAACGGAGATAAGTTTATCCCATTGGGTATGCGAAACCCCAAAAAAGTGAGCGATTATTTTATCGACGAGAAAGTTCCCCTACATTTGAAAAGCGTTACACCCATTTTGGTTAACGGAAATGGCGAAATTGTCTGGATTGCGGGTATGCGCCAGGATAACCGATATAAATTAACTACTGCAACAAAAAAAGTTGCTATATTCGAACTCAAAATTAAATAA
- a CDS encoding NADH:ubiquinone oxidoreductase: MGDSYSDIDYPFQEECYLLIGITMEIHRILGKGFSEIVYKDALEFELRNRNIKYEREKEFSVNYKGTILKHKFYADFVVDDKVIIEVKSKSELINEHYAQVLNYLAISKLGIGLLINFNEKSLQYKRIIRSY, encoded by the coding sequence ATGGGAGATTCATATAGTGATATTGATTATCCTTTTCAGGAAGAATGTTATTTGTTAATTGGAATTACGATGGAAATACATCGTATTTTGGGGAAAGGGTTTTCAGAAATTGTCTACAAAGATGCGCTAGAATTCGAACTTAGGAATAGAAATATCAAGTACGAAAGAGAGAAAGAATTTTCTGTAAATTACAAAGGAACTATACTTAAACATAAATTTTATGCTGATTTTGTTGTCGATGATAAAGTTATTATCGAGGTGAAATCTAAATCTGAGTTGATAAATGAACATTATGCGCAAGTTTTGAATTATCTCGCTATATCAAAACTAGGAATAGGTTTGTTAATTAATTTTAATGAAAAATCTTTGCAGTACAAAAGAATCATTAGAAGCTATTAA
- a CDS encoding N-acetyl-alpha-D-glucosaminyl L-malate synthase BshA, whose translation MKIGIVCYPTFGGSGVVATELGKALANEGHQVHFITYSQPARLDFFSANLFYHEVSVRDYPLFDYAPYESALASKLVDVVRFEQLDVLHVHYAIPHASAAFMAKQILASYGINIPVVTTLHGTDITLVGKDPTYKPVVTFSINQSDGVTTVSEDLKEDTYNHFEITKEIKVIPNFIDFSRFSLQAKGHFKKAIAPNNERILIHTSNFRKVKRTADVIRIFEKVQAVIPSKLLMVGDGPERAYDEQLCRSLNICENVRFLGKQDAVEEILSVSDLFLMPSESESFGLAALEAMACKVPAITTNAGGLPELNVDGFCGYMSNVGDVDAMAAHAIEILKDDETLNRFKENAFARAQDFDLKKILPVYVNYYKEVIENSLQAKYQN comes from the coding sequence ATGAAGATAGGAATTGTTTGCTACCCCACTTTTGGCGGTAGTGGAGTAGTTGCAACAGAACTTGGTAAGGCACTTGCTAACGAGGGTCATCAGGTTCACTTTATCACATATAGTCAGCCTGCCAGGCTGGATTTCTTTTCGGCTAATCTGTTTTATCATGAAGTTTCGGTAAGAGATTATCCACTCTTCGATTATGCCCCTTACGAATCGGCTTTGGCCAGTAAACTGGTAGATGTTGTCCGTTTCGAACAGCTTGATGTGTTACATGTTCATTACGCTATTCCACATGCTTCTGCAGCGTTTATGGCGAAGCAGATTCTGGCCAGCTATGGTATCAATATCCCTGTGGTAACTACTTTGCACGGTACCGATATTACTTTGGTAGGTAAAGATCCAACTTATAAACCTGTGGTTACCTTTTCTATTAATCAAAGCGATGGCGTAACTACAGTGTCGGAAGATTTAAAAGAAGATACCTATAACCATTTCGAGATTACAAAAGAAATTAAGGTAATCCCAAATTTTATAGATTTTTCGCGATTCAGTTTACAGGCAAAAGGGCATTTCAAAAAAGCAATTGCGCCGAATAACGAACGTATTTTAATTCACACCAGTAATTTCAGGAAAGTGAAACGTACCGCTGATGTGATCCGGATTTTCGAAAAAGTACAGGCTGTAATTCCTTCCAAATTGTTAATGGTAGGTGATGGACCTGAACGTGCTTACGATGAGCAATTATGCCGGTCATTGAATATTTGCGAAAATGTAAGGTTTTTAGGTAAGCAGGATGCGGTAGAAGAAATCCTATCGGTTTCAGATCTCTTCTTAATGCCGTCAGAATCTGAAAGCTTCGGTTTAGCAGCATTAGAAGCAATGGCCTGTAAAGTGCCTGCAATTACCACCAATGCCGGCGGTTTACCCGAGCTTAACGTTGATGGTTTTTGTGGCTACATGAGCAACGTTGGAGATGTAGACGCGATGGCCGCCCATGCCATTGAAATATTAAAAGATGATGAAACCCTGAATCGTTTCAAAGAAAATGCTTTTGCAAGGGCACAAGATTTTGACCTGAAAAAGATCCTCCCGGTTTATGTTAATTATTATAAGGAAGTAATCGAAAATTCGTTACAAGCTAAATATCAAAATTAG
- a CDS encoding molecular chaperone DnaJ, with amino-acid sequence MKKIVDYRKLLSVDKNAELKELKSVYRTLMKDCHPDKFQQEEEKLDAEARSKEIIEAYHFLVSIAPETREQNIETYTQTTTLSNIQDFEYKQQVLNIQFFDGSAYEYFDVPKAIYVKLVNADSPGRFARRHIFNEFPYRNVARVAEPA; translated from the coding sequence ATGAAGAAAATAGTTGATTACAGAAAGCTTTTGAGCGTAGATAAAAATGCTGAGTTAAAAGAGCTTAAATCTGTGTACCGGACATTGATGAAAGATTGTCACCCTGATAAATTTCAGCAGGAAGAAGAGAAATTAGATGCAGAAGCCAGAAGTAAAGAAATTATCGAAGCTTACCATTTCCTGGTAAGTATTGCGCCAGAAACACGCGAACAGAATATCGAAACGTATACGCAAACAACAACATTATCGAATATTCAGGATTTCGAATACAAACAACAGGTTTTAAATATCCAGTTTTTTGATGGTAGTGCTTACGAATATTTCGATGTGCCAAAAGCAATCTACGTGAAATTGGTTAATGCCGATTCTCCGGGTCGTTTTGCCCGCAGACACATTTTTAACGAATTCCCTTACCGTAATGTTGCAAGGGTTGCAGAACCAGCATAA